A region from the Desulfuromonadales bacterium genome encodes:
- a CDS encoding hydrogen-dependent growth transcriptional repressor, with translation MARVSPNPKKFIISCRINHKEMEALQERAEACGMSITMLLRKSLELQEREFSKGSLLSA, from the coding sequence ATGGCCAGAGTCAGCCCCAATCCCAAGAAATTCATCATTTCCTGCCGCATCAACCATAAGGAGATGGAGGCTCTCCAGGAACGCGCAGAAGCCTGCGGCATGAGCATCACCATGCTGCTGCGCAAGAGCCTGGAGCTTCAGGAGCGGGAATTTTCCAAAGGCTCTCTTCTGAGCGCCTGA